A single Pan troglodytes isolate AG18354 chromosome X, NHGRI_mPanTro3-v2.0_pri, whole genome shotgun sequence DNA region contains:
- the SMIM10L2B gene encoding small integral membrane protein 10-like protein 2B yields the protein MAASAALSAAAAAAALSGLAVRLSRSAAARGSYGAFCKGLTRTLLTFFDLAWRLRMNFPYFYIVASVMLNVRLQVRIE from the coding sequence ATGGCGGCGTCGGCGGCTCTgtctgcggcggcggcggcggcagcccTGTCTGGCTTGGCGGTTCGGCTGTCGCGCTCGGCGGCGGCCCGAGGCTCATACGGCGCCTTCTGCAAGGGGCTCACGCGCACGCTGCTCACCTTCTTCGACCTGGCCTGGCGGCTGCGCATGAACTTCCCCTACTTCTACATTGTGGCCTCGGTGATGCTCAACGTCCGCCTGCAAGTGCGGATCGAGTGA